From the Amphiura filiformis unplaced genomic scaffold, Afil_fr2py scaffold_36, whole genome shotgun sequence genome, one window contains:
- the LOC140144004 gene encoding uncharacterized protein: MAGYYNCRMHRLQTLSLLPFLVIFISSVFGASFREEPMSKEISVGESVTLHCAVDGNLEGVSVFWWNINASRAINDNTRIGARYLSQDQIDRYSITGDPSQGEFNFHISSATYADIATYSCRIWDGTLWHFSRQVNLNVVRETPECTLQANLPVDVGNVIRLSCRSYSTDPNVQLHWLSKGRLIQSLPNLSSTTLSVIQHTLTEQDYDVPFMCLQATEYQRKACQIVPLHRQISVIVQDRLTTAYDGDVASFQCTTGFAKTSLTYSWFVDGVLQQESTDVLELSVHASNNGTIVTCKVRDSESGLSGENDAMLLVVPRPSTTPTGPATTNKATTIADTKAIGLVSNSEKTETSTSIMDTSTRSGPKTKAILRSKIPQATSVDSNTEIPTPVNVEIENSRKDGSGKSSSSEDNDFMTAFILGSVLVGLLLIILIVVLLMFLARQSRQRRTDLGDGGDEKEGSNGETMPLGVVTTEDSVDSNAGYVHTSPKQVKGKEGGIKETNVDYAVLDPNNVDDDSLSGFRMSNEVLAANSDLQDSKKTNDNVYRTYSSSIRDSLNSSISAYAISNVTTSTTLSDTMDTPPLPRTARPSQRCNSLQRPLPAEPKSPLLKSTTPKRYTYMAPLEFNTDTSPVHTSPPLSPRLLDTQRVLCMEALGEDDYAEISDMAQKSSAYKQSSQQTTGELTRLKSIGEMSSTPSVESQEDSALGSGSSMEALTSDECPYATIGDEQARRNRQCLNQIYVPPAPPSSPSADSGDPDDMVIVSIEDILEAEQENASHHTTSSKKSKMPVYAKVDKSKKKSRIETPKSPKSPKSPKNKVSKTLSWQSWLENVVNHGSTDGKAKDKTQGGDSEPTDQLPAYATVWREEQVTSAS, encoded by the coding sequence ATGGCGGGATATTATAATTGTCGAATGCATCGTCTGCAAACACTATCTTTACTtccatttttagtgatttttataTCGTCTGTTTTTGGAGCTAGTTTTCGTGAAGAACCAATGAGCAAAGAAATATCAGTTGGCGAATCTGTGACTTTACACTGTGCCGTAGATGGGAACTTAGAAGGAGTGTCTGTATTTTGGTGGAATATAAACGCATCAAGAGCAATAAATGACAATACCCGCATTGGTGCTAGATATTTATCACAGGACCAAATTGACCGATATAGTATTACTGGTGATCCATCTCAAGGCGAATTTAACTTTCATATAAGTTCTGCGACTTATGCGGATATCGCAACATATTCGTGCCGAATTTGGGACGGTACATTGTGGCATTTTTCACGTCAGGTAAATTTGAATGTAGTGCGTGAGACACCTGAGTGTACATTACAAGCAAACCTCCCTGTTGATGTCGGGAACGTCATAAGACTATCCTGTCGTTCTTACAGCACTGATCCAAACGTTCAGCTACATTGGTTAAGTAAAGGTAGATTAATTCAAAGTCTACCCAATTTATCATCAACAACATTGTCGGTTATACAACACACCTTGACTGAACAAGACTACGATGTACCTTTTATGTGCCTTCAAGCTACTGAATATCAACGAAAAGCCTGTCAAATTGTACCCCTTCATAGACAGATATCTGTTATTGTGCAAGATCGATTAACCACCGCTTATGACGGTGATGTTGCCTCATTTCAATGTACCACAGGATTTGCCAAAACTTCGCTCACCTATTCGTGGTTTGTTGATGGGGTTCTACAGCAAGAATCAACAGATGTACTTGAGTTAAGTGTACATGCTTCAAATAATGGAACCATTGTTACTTGTAAAGTTCGAGATTCTGAAAGTGGACTATCGGGAGAAAATGACGCCATGTTGTTAGTCGTACCTCGGCCTTCGACAACACCGACGGGCCCAGCGACTACAAACAAAGCAACAACTATCGCAGATACGAAAGCTATAGGTTTGGTATCAAATTCAGAGAAAACGGAAACGTCAACTTCAATAATGGACACCAGCACAAGATCTGGACCTAAAACTAAAGCTATCCTTCGCAGCAAAATTCCACAAGCTACTAGTGTTGATAGCAACACCGAGATACCGACGCCGGTAAATGTAGAGATCGAGAATTCCAGAAAAGACGGATCTGGAAAATCTTCATCTTCAGAAGACAATGATTTCATGACAGCTTTTATACTTGGTTCTGTTCTTGTAGGattgttattgattattttaATCGTTGTGCTTTTGATGTTTTTGGCTCGGCAATCGAGGCAAAGACGCACGGACCTTGGTGACGGTGGTGACGAAAAAGAGGGATCTAATGGCGAAACTATGCCATTAGGAGTCGTCACTACTGAAGATTCAGTAGACTCCAATGCAGGATATGTACATACATCACCAAAACAAGTGAAAGGTAAAGAAGGAGGTATTAAAGAGACTAATGTGGATTACGCAGTACTTGATCCTAATAATGTTGACGATGATTCTTTGAGCGGTTTCCGAATGAGTAACGAAGTCCTCGCCGCAAATAGTGATTTACAAGATTCTAAAAAAACAAATGATAATGTGTATAGAACATATTCAAGTAGTATAAGAGACAGTTTGAATTCTAGTATTTCTGCTTATGCTATTTCAAATGTCACAACTTCTACAACTCTCTCCGATACCATGGATACCCCGCCATTACCGCGTACGGCACGACCGTCGCAACGCTGTAACAGTTTACAGCGCCCCCTACCAGCGGAGCCAAAATCTCCACTGCTAAAATCCACTACTCCAAAACGTTACACTTACATGGCACCGTTAGAATTTAACACAGATACGAGTCCTGTACATACATCTCCTCCTCTTAGTCCACGTCTTTTGGACACTCAACGTGTGTTATGTATGGAGGCATTGGGCGAAGACGATTATGCCGAAATTAGCGACATGGCTCAAAAATCGTCTGCGTACAAACAATCGTCACAGCAGACGACAGGAGAGTTAACGCGGCTAAAAAGTATTGGTGAAATGTCTTCTACGCCTTCAGTAGAAAGTCAGGAAGACTCGGCTTTGGGTAGTGGTTCTTCAATGGAAGCTTTGACTTCAGATGAATGTCCTTATGCAACAATAGGGGATGAACAGGCACGAAGAAATAGGCAATGTCTAAATCAGATTTATGTGCCACCTGCACCACCGAGTTCCCCCAGTGCAGATAGTGGCGACCCAGATGACATGGTTATAGTATCGATAGAAGACATTCTAGAAGCAGAGCAAGAAAATGCCTCTCATCACACTACTTCTTCTAAAAAATCTAAAATGCCTGTATATGCCAAAGTTGATAAGTCGAAAAAGAAATCACGAATTGAGACACCTAAATCGCCAAAATCACCCAAGTCACCTAAAAATAAAGTTAGTAAAACATTATCATGGCAATCGTGGTTGGAAAATGTTGTAAATCATGGGTCGACAGATGGGAAAGCTAAGGATAAAACGCAAGGAGGAGATTCAGAGCCTACAGATCAACTACCTGCTTATGCTACAGTGTGGCGTGAGGAACAAGTTACAAGTGCGAGTTAA